One Glycocaulis abyssi DNA window includes the following coding sequences:
- a CDS encoding YbaY family lipoprotein: MIRVYAAIITLGLLLAAACSPFDETAPRTLTATLSIGEPVRLPDGTAVLVELIPASGDGGAVAEASAVLDGADLPLEVSLTIDPARLDDASSYAVRAALAWDGELRWLSAAIPVDVRRARINAGEIPLDPFDTSLPAAADETPVVEAEEAIFLCVDGLVILDRTPEGATLSVEDTEYPLGPAMAGEAEGVLRHESADGQTWFDDGGATARYAIDGEAGPDCVRLY, encoded by the coding sequence ATGATCCGAGTATATGCCGCCATTATCACGCTTGGCCTGCTTCTGGCCGCTGCCTGCTCGCCGTTTGACGAGACCGCGCCGCGCACGCTGACCGCCACCTTGAGCATCGGCGAGCCCGTGCGCCTGCCCGACGGGACGGCCGTGCTGGTGGAGCTGATACCGGCAAGCGGAGATGGTGGGGCGGTGGCAGAAGCTAGCGCTGTGCTGGACGGTGCCGACCTGCCGCTGGAAGTGAGCCTGACAATCGATCCGGCCCGGCTTGACGACGCTTCGAGCTATGCGGTGCGTGCGGCACTGGCCTGGGATGGTGAGCTGCGCTGGCTGAGCGCCGCCATTCCGGTGGATGTCCGCCGTGCCCGGATCAATGCGGGCGAGATACCTCTGGACCCATTCGATACCAGCCTGCCTGCTGCGGCGGACGAAACACCCGTGGTGGAGGCCGAGGAAGCGATATTCCTGTGCGTAGACGGTCTGGTGATCCTTGACCGCACGCCAGAGGGCGCCACGCTCTCGGTGGAAGACACCGAATACCCGCTTGGCCCGGCCATGGCGGGCGAAGCCGAAGGCGTGCTGCGCCATGAAAGCGCGGACGGGCAGACATGGTTTGACGATGGCGGTGCCACCGCACGCTACGCCATAGACGGCGAGGCCGGGCCGGACTGCGTGCGGCTCTACTGA